From Fundulus heteroclitus isolate FHET01 unplaced genomic scaffold, MU-UCD_Fhet_4.1 scaffold_42, whole genome shotgun sequence, one genomic window encodes:
- the LOC110367855 gene encoding tripartite motif-containing protein 16, with product MEQNQLDRETLSCSICLDLLKDPVAIPCGHSYCMKCIKNFWDEEDKKGIHSCPQCRETFTPRPVLKRNTMLAALVEQLKKTGLQAAPADLCYAGPEDVACDFCSGRKLKAIKSCLFCLASFCEKHLQPHYDVAPLKKHKLVEPSKNLQENICSRHDTVSAAAERTERQRELEVRRENIQQRIQDREKDVKLLQQELEAIKHSADKTVEDSEKIFTQLIRLLQKRSSDVKQQIRSQQETEGSRVKELQEKLEQEITELKRKDAELKQLSDTEDHNQFLHNYPSLSALSESTHSSSIKIRPLSYFEDVTAAVSELRDQLQDILRDAWTNISLRLTEVDVLLSEPEPKSRAGFLRYSCEITLDPNTAYRNLLLSEGNRKVTFMNQPQSYSSHPDRFTGWSQVLSRESLTGRCYWEVERRKGVFVAVAYKNISRAGGGNECGFGANDKSWALDCYQGGYEFGHNSIWTSISGPGSSRVGVYLDHRAGILSFYSVSETMTLLHRVQTTFTQPLHAGVYVYWVGGSAEFCKPK from the exons atggagcagaaccagctggaccgagaaaccttgtcctgttcgatctgtctggatctactgaaggatccggtggctattccctgtggacacagctactgtatgaagtgtattaaaaacttctgggatgaagaggacaagaaaggaatccacagctgccctcagtgcagggAGACCTTCACACCGAGGCCCGTTCTAAAGAGaaacaccatgttagcagctttagtggagcagctgaagaagactggactccaagctgctcctgctgatctctgctatgctggacctgaagacgtggcctgtgatttctgctctggaagaaaactgaaagccatcaagtcctgtttattctgtctggcctctttctgtgagaaacaccttcagcctcattatgatGTGGCTCCACtaaagaaacacaagctggtggagccctccaagaacctccaggagaacatctgctctc gccacgacacagtgtcagctgcagcagaaaggactgagaggcagagagagctggaggtgagacgagaaaacatccagcagagaatccaggacagagagaaagatgtgaagctgcttcaacaggagctggaggccatcaagcactctgctgataaaacagtggaggacagtgagaagatcttcactcagctgatccgtctcctccagaaaagaagctctgatgtgaagcagcagatcagatcccagcaggaaactgaagggagtcgagtcaaagagcttcaggagaagctggagcaggagatcactgagctgaagaggaaagacgctgagctgaagcagctctcagacacagaggatcacaaccagtttctccacaactacccctcactgtcagcactcagtgagtctacacactcatccagcatcaagatccgtcctctgagctactttgaggatgtgacagcagctgtgtcagagctcagagatcaactacaggacatcctgagagacgcatggacaaacatctcactgagactcactgaggtggatgttttactgtcagaaccagaaccaaaaagcagagctggattcttgagatattcatgtgaaatcacactggatccaaacacagcatACAGGAATCTGTTACTATCAGAGgggaacaggaaggtgacatttATGAATCAACCTCAGTCTTATTctagtcatccagacagattcactgGTTGGTCTCAGGTTctgagtagagagagtctgactggacgttgttactgggaggtggagaggagaaaGGGAGTTTTTGTAGCAGTCGCATACAAGAATatcagcagagcaggaggagggaATGAATGTGGATTTGGAGCTAATGACAAATCTTGGGCATTAGATTGTTACCAAGGAGGTTATGAATTTGGTCACAACAGCATCTGGACCTCCATCTCaggtcctggttcctccagagtaggagtgtacctggatcacagagcaggtattctgtccttctacagcgtctctgaaaccatgactctcctccacagagtccagaccaccttcACTCAGCCGCTACATGCTGGAGTTTATGTTTACTGGGTtggaggttctgctgagttctgtaAACCCAAATAG